In one window of Chryseobacterium phocaeense DNA:
- a CDS encoding T9SS type A sorting domain-containing protein, whose translation MKKILLTCLLSIGTLASAQITLGSGTTTGGTSTSVATVPWSTYYGYSYAQQILTKSNINADAAGNITGLKFYLGASSAITNSNDVVVYLGLTNKETFASTTDWIPTASLTQVFAGTVTNNAGVVEITFPTPFPYDNVNNLVIAIDENKADDDGGERFYTYSNGSNKTLYYRSDTTNPNPASITQTGTRSGTQSVVTLLGLTLNPVPLCPVVSAPSAAATGVSVTPAITWAAITNATGYRLSIGTTAGGTDVVNNADVGNVLTYTPSTPLNFNKQYYYTVNSYNGAIPSVSCSERSFTTMNIPCPTVTAPASSATGVSVTPTITWDAITGVTGYKLKVGTTAGGSDVMNNIDLGNVTSYTFSSALLNSTQYYYTVTSYDANNNTSASCSERSFTTVCAVVVPAYSHDFASFPGACWSLANGGTPATGPGTGTTNYWVSDGFLNVGSSGAARMNLYSTGRNGWLKSPAFNLSAGGYRVKFNYGVTGFDVTTASAMGSDDIVQFLVSPDGGATWTILKTWDTSNTPSNTSNTYTFDLSNYLGTNTVFAIYGSDGAVNDAPDYDFFVDNFVVEAIPACDTPATLNHSAVTYNSATISWTPPSVAPANGYQYSYSTTNTAPASGTSTTATTQDLGPLLPQTTYYYWVRSMCAGSESAWASGSFTTPTTPPANDDCNNAVGLTVNPDLTCAATTAGNTLGATNSNVPVGTCTGNPDDDVWYSFVATSTLHNIVLSNVVATGTSTSTSLYTQVFSGACGSLTSLQCGTTNSTNASGLTVGQTYYVRVYNSNGAGANNSFNICVNTPPAPPANDVCAGAVALTVGGNFNANAIVSTNVNAVTDGTTSCQSSRGDNVWYSVVVPASGKVTLEVQGVAGSGFVDSVLSIHSGTCGSLTSIACDDDAGVDNFSLVSVTGQTPGATLYVSVWRYTGSAGGGSTTGEFRISAYDASLLATSETSAAKNDLKAYPNPFHDVLNISDISKVKSISIVDLAGRVVKTIDNPSSALQLGDLKQGMYLVTLNLKDGSKQTIKAIKK comes from the coding sequence ATGAAAAAAATTCTACTAACGTGCCTTTTATCAATCGGTACACTTGCTTCGGCCCAGATTACTCTGGGTTCCGGAACTACCACCGGTGGGACATCTACTTCTGTTGCCACCGTTCCCTGGAGTACCTATTACGGGTATAGCTATGCACAGCAGATTTTGACAAAATCTAATATCAATGCGGATGCAGCAGGAAATATTACAGGTTTGAAATTTTACCTTGGAGCTTCATCTGCCATTACAAACTCTAATGATGTGGTAGTGTATTTGGGCCTTACCAATAAGGAAACTTTTGCATCTACTACAGATTGGATTCCAACGGCTTCGCTTACGCAGGTTTTTGCAGGAACCGTAACGAATAACGCAGGAGTTGTAGAAATCACTTTCCCAACACCTTTTCCTTACGACAATGTAAATAACCTGGTTATTGCTATTGATGAAAATAAAGCTGATGATGATGGTGGTGAACGCTTTTACACCTATTCAAACGGAAGTAATAAAACATTGTATTACAGGAGCGATACCACCAACCCGAATCCGGCTTCTATTACCCAGACAGGGACGAGATCTGGTACTCAGTCTGTAGTTACCCTTCTCGGCCTTACACTTAACCCGGTTCCGCTGTGTCCGGTAGTATCTGCTCCATCTGCGGCTGCAACAGGAGTTTCTGTTACTCCGGCCATTACCTGGGCAGCAATAACCAACGCTACAGGGTACAGGTTGTCTATTGGAACCACTGCAGGAGGAACCGATGTGGTGAATAATGCAGACGTAGGAAACGTTCTTACCTATACCCCTTCAACCCCTTTAAATTTTAATAAGCAATATTACTACACGGTAAATTCTTACAATGGGGCCATTCCATCAGTGTCATGCAGTGAAAGATCTTTCACAACAATGAATATCCCTTGTCCTACGGTTACAGCGCCGGCTTCATCTGCTACAGGAGTGTCTGTTACACCAACGATCACGTGGGATGCAATTACAGGGGTTACCGGATACAAATTAAAAGTAGGTACTACCGCCGGAGGATCAGATGTTATGAATAACATAGATTTAGGAAACGTAACTTCTTATACATTCAGCAGTGCCTTGTTAAACAGTACTCAGTATTACTATACCGTAACTTCGTATGATGCGAACAACAATACATCTGCTTCATGCTCCGAAAGAAGCTTTACAACAGTTTGTGCTGTTGTAGTTCCGGCATATTCTCATGACTTTGCTTCATTCCCTGGGGCATGCTGGTCTCTGGCTAATGGCGGAACACCGGCTACAGGTCCTGGCACAGGTACTACCAATTACTGGGTAAGTGATGGTTTCCTTAACGTAGGGTCTTCTGGGGCTGCCAGAATGAATCTTTATTCAACAGGGAGAAACGGATGGCTGAAATCTCCTGCCTTTAATTTATCTGCAGGAGGATATAGGGTTAAATTCAACTATGGAGTAACCGGTTTTGATGTTACAACAGCGAGCGCTATGGGGTCTGACGATATAGTACAGTTCCTTGTTTCTCCGGATGGGGGAGCCACATGGACAATCCTGAAAACATGGGATACGTCTAACACTCCTTCCAATACATCGAATACCTATACTTTTGACTTAAGTAATTATTTAGGAACTAACACTGTATTTGCTATATACGGAAGCGATGGTGCGGTTAACGATGCCCCTGACTATGATTTCTTCGTAGATAACTTCGTAGTAGAAGCGATCCCGGCATGTGACACTCCAGCGACACTAAACCATTCAGCGGTTACCTACAATTCTGCTACTATTTCATGGACGCCTCCTTCTGTGGCTCCTGCTAACGGATATCAATATTCTTATTCAACAACCAATACAGCTCCTGCTTCAGGAACTTCTACTACGGCTACTACTCAGGATCTGGGTCCTTTATTGCCTCAGACTACCTACTACTATTGGGTAAGATCCATGTGCGCAGGTTCTGAAAGTGCATGGGCGTCCGGTTCATTCACAACACCGACTACACCGCCAGCTAATGATGACTGTAACAATGCTGTTGGTTTAACCGTAAATCCTGACCTTACATGTGCTGCAACTACGGCAGGAAATACTTTAGGTGCTACAAACTCCAACGTACCTGTGGGCACTTGTACAGGAAATCCTGATGATGATGTTTGGTATTCTTTCGTAGCAACATCTACATTGCATAACATTGTTCTTTCAAATGTAGTGGCCACCGGAACTTCAACGTCTACCAGCCTTTATACTCAGGTATTCAGCGGGGCTTGCGGATCTTTAACAAGCCTTCAGTGCGGAACAACAAACTCTACCAATGCATCAGGACTAACCGTGGGGCAAACTTACTATGTAAGAGTATATAACAGCAACGGAGCAGGAGCTAACAACAGTTTCAATATCTGTGTAAATACGCCTCCGGCACCACCAGCTAATGATGTTTGCGCAGGAGCTGTAGCTTTAACGGTTGGAGGTAACTTTAATGCAAATGCAATTGTTTCTACAAACGTAAATGCAGTTACAGACGGAACTACGTCTTGCCAGTCAAGCAGAGGAGATAACGTTTGGTATTCAGTAGTGGTACCTGCAAGCGGAAAAGTGACCCTGGAAGTTCAGGGAGTTGCAGGATCAGGATTTGTAGATAGTGTACTTTCTATCCATTCCGGGACTTGCGGATCATTAACAAGTATAGCTTGTGATGATGACGCTGGAGTAGATAACTTCTCTCTGGTTAGTGTAACAGGGCAGACTCCTGGTGCTACCTTATACGTAAGTGTATGGAGATACACAGGAAGTGCAGGTGGAGGAAGTACTACAGGAGAGTTTAGGATTTCAGCTTATGATGCATCATTATTGGCAACATCTGAAACTTCAGCAGCTAAAAATGATCTTAAAGCATATCCGAATCCTTTCCACGATGTTCTGAATATTTCAGATATCTCAAAAGTAAAATCAATCTCTATTGTTGATCTTGCCGGAAGAGTGGTGAAAACCATTGATAATCCTTCATCAGCCCTTCAGTTAGGAGATCTGAAACAAGGAATGTATCTGGTAACTCTGAACCTGAAAGATGGATCTAAGCAGACGATTAAAGCCATTAAAAAATAA
- the dnaE gene encoding DNA polymerase III subunit alpha, which translates to MYLIFDTETTGLPKNFNAPLSDSDNWPRMVQIAWQVHDDDGKLIENQDYIIKPEGYDIPFNAARIHGITTKIANEEGRDLQEILEEFSKVLDKVRIVSGHNVEFDYNIVGAEFFRKNIKDNLQEKPKADTMVLGTDYCKLGGGRGGRYKSPKLEELYEKLYGHKFDEAHNAAADVNATARVFFEMMRIGVIPAEVLKISEDQLTYFKTLYPDPIQAFDIVIRRQVADFNNKKKQQDFGSIDEIDLGRYFNFDNHSVFSTLSATSSINDLIKKATDDNFPAVGMVDLGNMMGAFKFVSAIEGANADRSKKHKEYLAKKQEAEENGTEFNEEEPVSEPLIPVVGCEFYISDRYEQKQFTKDDPDRRTQVVLLAKDFEGYKNLAKLSSIGFLKGFYFEVPRISRELIAEYKEGIIALTSGIHGDIPDAILNTGEQKGEELFKWWKDTFEDDFYVQIQNHKLPEEEHLNDVLLHFADKYNVKILAQNETFYTNKDDSNIQDIVSCIKDGEKLSTPVGKGFGKRRGLATGEYYIKNAEEIKEAFLTYPDAFEAYEEFTAKFKPYTLKRDVLLPKFDIPEEFIHAEDDVDGGKRGEMAYLTYLTYEGAKKRYFDTGITDEIKERLDFELEVIANTGYPGYFLIVQDFCNEARNMGVWVGPGRGSAAGSAVAYCIGITNVDPIKYDLLFERFLNPERVSMPDIDIDFDDEGRDKIIKWVVDKYGKTQVAQIITYSVLGGKSAIKDAGRVLDVPIPDTNNIAKLIPPSPGMNIAKALAKYDKLKPEEQMLVDEMRYVLNSPDDARHGVLASAKKMEGCIRNTGIHACGVIITPEDVSNLVPVTIAAKDADILVSQFDNSVAESAGLLKMDFLGLRTLTIIKDALKLVKARYNIDIDPDLIPLDDAKTYQLFKEGRTVGIFQYESPGMQKYMRELKPTVFADLIAMNALYRPGPIKYIPNFINRKHGIEEIVYDLPETEEYLKETYGITVYQEQVMLLSQKLANFTKGEADTLRKAMGKKQIDVLNKMYPKFIEGGRKNNLNEERLEKIWNDWKAFAEYAFNKSHSTCYAFIAYQTAYLKANYPAEYMASVMSNNINNTDSITMFMEDCKSIGVDVLGPDVNESQYKFSVNEKGQIRFGLGAIKGIGEGPSEAITRERANGKFRNIYDFFERILPSQMNKRVAESLVLAGAFDELGSYHRGQYFDLDMAGKTNLERLIRYGQSFQESKNEMEHSLFADFADEVQIEQPKLLPCPEWPNMHKLNKEKEIIGFYLSAHPLDEFKYQFQFMQGQLSKKSVLEKEDESKIATDEAPILEQDAADETIDLTEIVSDDIVAGEEEEIIEEVIKKAEPKGVFHFLNLDEVDAYKEQAFANKQEELFEEKKKDWKTLQKERENGGAGKEYTVAGLITEYVVKDGFRSGEKVAFVTLEDYSGSYSFRLGDRDYMKLKEKLEVQRFVIFKIKFAQVKDGRVFVNVNDVIELQEAFERFAKSISLVMDVMDVRTEDLEFFRTVLDRNKGNQKLKFFIKNIEDDSHIEVQSMKHSVDLNGDLIKQIQLLNKYEFYLN; encoded by the coding sequence ATGTACTTAATTTTTGACACAGAAACTACCGGCTTACCAAAGAATTTCAATGCCCCGCTCTCAGACTCAGACAATTGGCCAAGAATGGTTCAGATTGCATGGCAGGTGCATGATGATGATGGTAAATTAATTGAAAATCAGGATTATATTATAAAACCCGAAGGGTATGATATTCCCTTTAACGCCGCAAGAATTCACGGGATTACCACGAAGATTGCTAATGAAGAAGGGCGGGATCTGCAGGAAATTTTAGAAGAATTTTCTAAGGTTCTGGATAAAGTAAGAATTGTATCCGGACACAATGTAGAGTTCGATTATAATATTGTTGGAGCTGAATTTTTCAGAAAAAATATAAAAGACAACCTTCAGGAGAAACCTAAAGCGGATACCATGGTTTTAGGGACCGATTATTGTAAACTTGGAGGAGGAAGAGGCGGCAGATACAAGTCTCCCAAACTGGAAGAGCTGTATGAAAAGCTTTATGGGCATAAATTTGATGAAGCCCACAATGCCGCTGCCGACGTAAACGCAACGGCAAGGGTGTTCTTCGAAATGATGAGAATAGGGGTAATCCCGGCAGAGGTTCTCAAGATATCCGAAGACCAGCTTACCTATTTCAAAACCCTTTATCCGGACCCGATACAGGCATTTGATATTGTCATCCGAAGACAGGTTGCGGACTTCAACAACAAGAAAAAGCAGCAGGATTTTGGAAGCATTGATGAAATCGATCTTGGAAGATATTTCAATTTTGACAATCACAGTGTTTTCTCCACTTTATCGGCCACTTCAAGCATCAATGATCTTATAAAAAAAGCCACCGATGATAATTTCCCGGCTGTCGGGATGGTGGATCTGGGAAATATGATGGGCGCTTTCAAATTTGTTTCTGCGATAGAAGGAGCCAACGCAGATCGTTCAAAAAAACATAAAGAATATCTAGCCAAAAAACAGGAGGCAGAAGAAAACGGAACGGAATTTAATGAAGAAGAACCGGTTTCAGAACCGTTGATTCCTGTTGTAGGGTGTGAATTTTATATTTCAGACCGTTACGAGCAGAAACAGTTTACCAAAGATGATCCAGACAGAAGAACGCAGGTTGTTTTGTTGGCAAAAGATTTTGAAGGCTATAAAAACCTCGCAAAACTATCGAGCATCGGTTTCCTGAAAGGATTCTATTTTGAGGTTCCGAGGATCAGCCGCGAACTGATTGCAGAATATAAAGAAGGAATTATTGCATTAACTTCGGGAATTCACGGAGATATTCCTGATGCGATATTAAATACCGGAGAGCAAAAAGGGGAGGAGCTTTTCAAATGGTGGAAAGATACCTTTGAGGATGATTTTTATGTCCAGATCCAGAACCACAAACTGCCGGAAGAAGAGCATTTGAACGATGTACTGCTACATTTTGCCGATAAATATAATGTTAAAATTTTAGCGCAGAACGAAACTTTTTATACCAATAAAGACGATTCCAATATCCAGGATATTGTAAGCTGCATTAAAGATGGTGAAAAGCTGTCAACTCCCGTTGGGAAAGGTTTTGGAAAAAGGAGAGGTCTGGCTACCGGGGAATATTATATTAAAAATGCCGAAGAAATTAAAGAAGCGTTTTTAACCTACCCAGATGCGTTCGAGGCCTACGAAGAATTTACGGCCAAATTTAAGCCTTACACTTTAAAAAGAGACGTTCTCCTTCCGAAATTTGATATTCCGGAAGAATTTATTCATGCGGAAGATGATGTGGACGGAGGTAAACGTGGTGAGATGGCTTATCTTACTTACCTAACTTATGAAGGTGCCAAGAAACGATATTTTGATACTGGAATTACAGACGAAATCAAAGAACGTCTGGATTTCGAGCTGGAAGTTATTGCCAATACAGGATATCCGGGTTATTTCCTTATTGTTCAGGATTTCTGTAATGAAGCCCGGAATATGGGTGTTTGGGTAGGCCCGGGCCGTGGTTCTGCTGCGGGTTCTGCGGTGGCATACTGTATCGGAATTACCAATGTAGACCCGATTAAATACGATCTCCTTTTTGAGAGATTCCTGAATCCTGAAAGGGTTTCCATGCCCGATATTGATATCGACTTCGATGACGAAGGGCGTGACAAAATTATCAAATGGGTAGTTGATAAATACGGAAAAACCCAGGTAGCGCAGATTATTACATACTCCGTTTTGGGTGGAAAATCTGCCATTAAAGATGCCGGAAGAGTTCTGGATGTACCGATTCCTGATACGAATAATATTGCGAAGCTGATTCCGCCAAGTCCTGGGATGAACATTGCGAAAGCTCTGGCAAAATATGATAAACTGAAGCCCGAAGAACAGATGCTCGTTGATGAAATGAGATATGTTCTTAATAGCCCGGATGATGCCCGGCACGGCGTTCTGGCGAGTGCTAAAAAAATGGAAGGCTGTATCCGGAATACCGGTATTCACGCATGTGGAGTAATTATTACACCGGAAGATGTGAGCAACCTGGTTCCTGTGACCATTGCGGCAAAAGATGCGGATATTCTGGTCTCCCAGTTTGATAACTCGGTGGCGGAAAGTGCCGGTCTACTGAAAATGGACTTCCTGGGTCTTAGGACCTTAACCATCATTAAAGATGCTTTAAAACTGGTTAAAGCAAGATATAATATTGATATAGATCCGGACCTGATTCCGCTTGATGATGCTAAAACCTATCAGTTATTTAAGGAAGGAAGAACAGTCGGGATTTTCCAGTATGAAAGTCCGGGGATGCAAAAGTACATGAGAGAGTTGAAGCCTACGGTTTTTGCCGATCTTATTGCCATGAATGCCCTTTACCGGCCGGGACCGATTAAATATATTCCGAATTTTATCAACAGGAAACACGGGATCGAAGAAATTGTCTATGACTTACCGGAAACTGAAGAGTATCTGAAAGAAACCTACGGAATTACCGTGTATCAGGAGCAGGTAATGCTGTTGTCGCAAAAACTGGCCAACTTTACGAAAGGTGAAGCCGATACGCTGAGAAAAGCAATGGGTAAAAAACAGATCGATGTTCTGAATAAAATGTACCCTAAATTCATTGAAGGCGGCCGGAAAAATAATCTGAACGAAGAACGTCTGGAAAAAATCTGGAACGACTGGAAAGCTTTTGCCGAATATGCATTTAACAAATCCCACTCTACCTGCTATGCTTTTATCGCCTATCAGACAGCTTATCTGAAAGCAAATTACCCTGCAGAATATATGGCGAGTGTGATGAGTAACAACATTAACAATACCGATTCAATTACCATGTTCATGGAAGATTGTAAGAGTATTGGTGTAGATGTTTTAGGTCCGGATGTAAATGAATCCCAGTATAAATTCTCTGTAAACGAAAAAGGACAGATCCGTTTCGGGCTGGGAGCAATCAAAGGGATTGGTGAAGGACCGAGTGAAGCTATTACCAGGGAAAGAGCCAATGGGAAATTCAGGAATATCTATGATTTCTTTGAAAGGATCCTTCCTTCCCAGATGAATAAAAGAGTGGCGGAAAGTTTGGTGCTGGCGGGAGCTTTTGATGAACTGGGCTCTTATCACAGAGGTCAGTATTTTGATCTGGATATGGCCGGCAAAACCAATCTTGAAAGGCTGATCCGGTATGGACAGAGTTTCCAGGAAAGTAAAAATGAAATGGAACACTCCCTTTTTGCAGATTTTGCCGATGAGGTGCAGATCGAGCAGCCTAAACTGCTGCCTTGCCCGGAATGGCCTAATATGCATAAACTCAATAAAGAAAAAGAAATTATCGGATTCTATCTTTCTGCACACCCTTTGGATGAGTTCAAATACCAGTTCCAGTTTATGCAGGGACAGCTTTCCAAAAAAAGTGTCCTGGAAAAGGAGGATGAATCAAAAATTGCTACTGATGAAGCACCAATTCTGGAGCAGGATGCTGCAGATGAAACTATAGATTTAACGGAAATTGTTTCGGATGACATTGTAGCCGGAGAAGAAGAGGAGATCATTGAGGAGGTTATAAAAAAAGCAGAGCCAAAAGGTGTTTTCCATTTCCTGAACCTTGATGAGGTGGATGCATATAAAGAACAGGCTTTTGCCAACAAGCAGGAAGAATTATTTGAGGAAAAGAAAAAAGACTGGAAAACTCTGCAGAAAGAAAGAGAAAACGGCGGTGCCGGAAAAGAGTATACCGTTGCCGGTTTAATTACTGAATATGTGGTGAAAGACGGATTCAGAAGTGGTGAGAAAGTGGCTTTTGTAACATTGGAAGACTATTCCGGATCCTATTCTTTCCGTTTGGGTGATCGTGATTATATGAAGCTAAAAGAAAAACTGGAAGTTCAGAGGTTTGTGATCTTTAAAATAAAATTTGCACAGGTGAAGGACGGAAGGGTTTTTGTGAATGTGAATGATGTCATTGAGCTTCAGGAGGCTTTTGAGAGATTTGCAAAAAGCATTTCGCTGGTGATGGATGTGATGGATGTCCGCACCGAAGATCTTGAATTTTTCAGAACGGTTCTCGACCGGAATAAAGGAAACCAGAAACTCAAATTCTTTATTAAAAACATTGAAGATGATTCCCATATTGAAGTACAGTCTATGAAACATTCGGTGGATCTGAACGGAGATCTTATCAAACAGATCCAGCTTCTTAATAAATATGAGTTTTATCTGAACTAG
- a CDS encoding S8 family peptidase, with translation MKKHLFLIGTMASLLISAQKNDALMREFEKQNRENNEKFDAYIAKNYGSEMGSKRGQEIEQKRAELSGFLGNTPLFYEVHDINQIKNSNSDFLQNGTVAGLNGSFNGENINFTIFDGGRVYAAHNVFNNATNRVTNKEANTIKYSGHATAVASFMGGKPFVSSGKDIQGIAKNSTIDSYSFLNSTLPGSTTESNVHQKILVAQPKISNHSYGQSTGWSSAIKPGSMVWVGPYNSKGPFPDLNGVYYRHDKNYDQIVYSNPTYIIVKSAGNSYNDGPAGFMDYYTTDGVTFNQFGFMGTKPPKNCKDGYDCIPHGSVAKNIILVGASDIITSNNGRYSNAASVVHSSYSSAGPRDDGGIKPDITAVGTNVGYAWTAENTTGSTTYSSGSGTSYSAPIVTGIIGLWTQINKQLFDGSEFNAASAKVLTIHSASEAGTIGPDPHHGWGFINAKKGAELLVGKSNGTVIFTDETLNNGVTNTKNVTASGSEPLKVTISWIDPAYNHPDYQTFTEAHNARTSTLVNDLDLKITDTATNTIYYPWRLNVNNPLAPATKGDNKVDNVEQVVIDAPVAGKSYKIEISNKGNLVNNSGAGAPQNYSIMITGYTPTVAALPKQIESSSSLSSIIISPTKTKDAVQVLNAPKKSIFTVYDLAGKKLQNGSINSDKESIDFSTYPAAIYIIEINNGKEKISKRIIKE, from the coding sequence ATGAAAAAACATTTATTTCTGATTGGCACAATGGCCTCTCTACTCATCAGTGCACAAAAAAATGATGCCTTAATGCGTGAATTCGAAAAACAGAACCGTGAAAACAATGAAAAATTTGATGCATATATTGCGAAAAATTATGGTTCTGAAATGGGTTCAAAAAGAGGACAGGAGATTGAACAAAAAAGAGCTGAGCTTTCAGGCTTTTTAGGCAATACTCCTCTCTTCTATGAAGTACATGACATCAACCAGATCAAAAATTCTAACTCTGACTTTCTTCAAAACGGAACAGTCGCCGGACTGAACGGATCTTTCAACGGTGAAAATATTAATTTTACTATTTTTGATGGTGGACGGGTATACGCCGCCCATAATGTATTCAACAATGCAACAAACCGGGTTACCAATAAGGAAGCCAATACCATAAAATATTCAGGGCATGCAACGGCTGTTGCCAGCTTTATGGGAGGCAAACCTTTTGTTTCCTCAGGCAAAGACATTCAGGGAATTGCAAAGAATTCAACGATTGATTCTTACTCATTTCTAAATTCTACTCTGCCAGGAAGTACTACTGAAAGCAATGTTCACCAGAAAATATTAGTTGCACAACCTAAAATTTCCAATCATTCCTACGGACAAAGTACAGGATGGAGTTCAGCGATAAAACCAGGATCGATGGTATGGGTAGGGCCCTATAACTCCAAAGGTCCATTTCCGGATCTGAATGGTGTTTATTATAGGCATGATAAAAATTATGATCAGATTGTTTACAGCAACCCGACTTATATAATTGTAAAATCTGCAGGAAATTCATACAATGACGGCCCTGCAGGATTTATGGATTATTATACAACAGACGGAGTAACCTTCAATCAGTTCGGTTTTATGGGAACCAAACCCCCTAAAAACTGTAAAGATGGATATGATTGTATACCTCACGGTTCAGTAGCAAAAAACATCATTTTAGTAGGTGCTTCGGACATCATCACTTCAAATAACGGAAGATATTCCAATGCAGCCAGTGTGGTCCATTCTTCATACAGCAGTGCAGGACCAAGAGATGACGGCGGAATCAAACCTGATATTACCGCAGTTGGTACCAATGTAGGATATGCCTGGACTGCTGAAAATACGACCGGCAGCACAACTTACAGTTCAGGTAGCGGAACTTCCTACTCAGCTCCTATAGTGACCGGAATTATAGGTCTGTGGACACAGATCAACAAACAGCTGTTTGACGGTTCAGAATTCAATGCAGCCTCCGCAAAAGTACTCACCATTCATTCTGCCTCAGAAGCAGGAACAATAGGACCGGATCCGCATCATGGGTGGGGGTTCATCAATGCCAAAAAAGGGGCTGAATTGTTGGTTGGAAAGTCCAACGGAACCGTAATATTTACAGACGAAACCTTAAACAATGGTGTTACCAATACAAAAAATGTTACCGCTTCAGGCAGTGAGCCTCTTAAAGTAACTATTTCATGGATTGATCCTGCATACAACCATCCCGATTACCAGACTTTTACGGAAGCTCACAACGCAAGAACATCTACTCTTGTTAATGATCTGGATCTGAAAATTACCGATACGGCAACTAATACTATTTACTATCCCTGGAGATTAAATGTAAATAATCCTCTGGCTCCTGCTACTAAAGGAGACAATAAAGTAGACAATGTGGAACAGGTAGTGATTGATGCCCCTGTAGCCGGAAAAAGTTATAAAATAGAAATCTCCAATAAAGGAAACCTTGTTAATAATTCAGGTGCCGGTGCTCCTCAAAATTATTCTATTATGATAACAGGATATACTCCTACAGTGGCTGCATTACCAAAACAAATAGAATCTTCATCCTCATTAAGCAGCATTATTATCAGTCCTACAAAAACAAAAGATGCAGTACAGGTACTGAATGCTCCTAAAAAGTCAATTTTTACAGTTTACGATCTGGCAGGTAAAAAATTACAGAACGGATCAATCAACAGTGATAAGGAATCAATAGACTTTTCAACGTATCCTGCAGCCATATACATCATTGAAATAAATAACGGAAAAGAGAAGATCTCTAAAAGAATCATTAAAGAATAA